One Bacillota bacterium genomic window, CCCGAGTCCAAGAAGAGATGGAAGCAAAAACAGTGACGGGCACAGCCGGCGGCGGAGCCGTCACCGTAACCGTCAACGGCAAGCTCGAGCTTTTGTTGGTAGAAATCGAGCCCGAAGTAGTGGATCCGGACGACGTTGAGATGCTGCAAGATCTGGTCATGGCCGCCACCAACGAAGCTATTCGAGAGTCACAGGACATGATGGCGCAGGCCATGGCCCG contains:
- a CDS encoding YbaB/EbfC family nucleoid-associated protein; protein product: MGMNMNKMMKQVQKMQREMARVQEEMEAKTVTGTAGGGAVTVTVNGKLELLLVEIEPEVVDPDDVEMLQDLVMAATNEAIRESQDMMAQAMARFTGGLKIPGF